The Pyrus communis chromosome 9, drPyrComm1.1, whole genome shotgun sequence genome has a segment encoding these proteins:
- the LOC137746221 gene encoding NAC domain-containing protein 90-like — translation MEDLPPGFKFSPTEEELISFYLQNKLDGMSEDLNRVVDRIIPVVYIYEFNPWELPQAAGEAIHGDPEQWFFFIPRQESEARGGRPRRLTTTGYWKATGSPSTVYSSNSNHYRAIGFKRTMVFYTGRAPHGKKTEWKMNEYKAIEIHADDNNQPSMAASSSNPITPSTPTLRQEFSLCRVYKKSKCLRAFDRRPPGIEITRNPNLNIQAAPAQAADHLDQGLTTSNRKPQKMEGRTNSSSPESSPSGGHGSQSSQPEQSGTLPMAVDNEAIWDLDQLINLLP, via the exons ATGGAGGATTTACCACCTGGATTTAAATTCTCTCCAACAGAGGAAGAGCTGATTTCGTTTTACCTGCAGAACAAACTTGATGGGATGAGTGAGGACTTGAACCGAGTTGTGGATCGAATCATACCCGTTGTCTACATTTACGAGTTCAATCCATGGGAACTCCCAC AGGCTGCCGGGGAGGCGATCCATGGAGATCCAGAGCAGTGGTTCTTTTTCATCCCAAGACAAGAAAGTGAAGCTCGAGGAGGGAGACCGAGACGACTCACAACAACTGGGTATTGGAAAGCAACAGGATCTCCAAGCACTGTTTACTCTTCCAATTCCAATCACTATCGTGCCATCGGCTTCAAAAGAACCATGGTTTTCTATACTGGCAGAGCTCCCCATGGAAAGAAAACGGAGTGGAAGATGAATGAATACAAAGCCATTGAAATTCATGCAGATGATAATAATCAACCATCAATGGCCGCCTCCTCATCAAACCCTATTACTCCTTCTACTCCCACG TTAAGGCAAGAATTCAGCTTATGCCGAGTATACAAGAAATCGAAATGCCTTAGGGCATTTGACAGGCGACCTCCAGGGATTGAGATCACAAGAAACCCTAACTTAAACATTCAAGCAGCTCCAGCTCAGGCTGCAGATCATCTGGATCAGGGTTTGACAACGTCAAATAGGAAGcctcagaaaatggaagggagaACAAACTCAAGCTCACCGGAGAGTTCACCCTCAGGAGGCCATGGCTCTCAATCCTCTCAACCAGAACAAAGTGGGACTTTGCCAATGGCCGTTGATAATGAAGCTATTTGGGATTTGGATCAATTGATAAATCTTTTGCCTTAA
- the LOC137746210 gene encoding NAC domain-containing protein 90-like, giving the protein MEDLPPGFRFSPTEEELISFYLQKKLDGRSEELNRVVDRIIPVVYIYKFNPWELPQAAGEAIHGDPEQWFFFIPRQESEARGGRPRRLTTTGYWKATGSPSTVYSSNSNHYRAIGLKRTMVFYTGRAPHGKKTKWKMNEYKAIEIHADDNNQPSMAASSSNPSTPTPTLRQEFSLCRVYKKSKCLRAFDRRPPGIEITRNPNLNIQAAPAQAADLLDQGLTTSNRNPQNMEGRTNSSSSESSSSGGHGSQSSQPEQSGTLPMAVDNEVIWDLDQLINFLL; this is encoded by the exons ATGGAGGATTTACCACCTGGATTTAGATTCTCTCCAACAGAGGAAGAGCTGATTTCGTTTTACCTGCAGAAAAAACTTGATGGGAGGAGTGAGGAATTGAACCGAGTTGTGGATCGAATCATACCCGTTGTCTACATTTACAAGTTTAATCCATGGGAACTCCCAC aGGCTGCCGGAGAGGCGATCCATGGAGATCCCGAGCAGTGGTTCTTTTTCATCCCAAGACAAGAAAGTGAAGCTCGAGGAGGGAGACCGAGACGACTCACAACAACTGGGTATTGGAAAGCAACAGGATCTCCAAGCACTGTTTACTCTTCCAATTCCAATCATTATCGTGCCATCGGCCTCAAAAGAACCATGGTTTTCTATACTGGCAGAGCTCCCCATGGAAAGAAAACGAAGTGGAAGATGAATGAATACAAAGCCATTGAAATTCATGCAGATGACAATAATCAACCATCAATGGCCGCTTCCTCATCAAACCCTAGTACTCCTACTCCGACG TTAAGGCAAGAATTCAGCTTATGCCGAGTATACAAGAAATCGAAATGCCTTAGGGCATTTGACAGGCGACCTCCAGGGATTGAGATCACAAGAAACCCTAACTTAAACATTCAAGCAGCTCCTGCTCAGGCTGCAGATCTTCTGGATCAGGGTTTGACAACGTCGAATAGGAACCCTCAGAATATGGAAGGGAGAACAAACTCAAGCTCATCGGAGAGTTCATCCTCAGGAGGCCATGGCTCTCAATCGTCTCAACCAGAACAAAGTGGGACTTTGCCAATGGCCGTTGATAATGAAGTTATTTGGGATTTggatcaattaataaattttttgcTTTAA